From one Lycium ferocissimum isolate CSIRO_LF1 chromosome 7, AGI_CSIRO_Lferr_CH_V1, whole genome shotgun sequence genomic stretch:
- the LOC132064707 gene encoding dicarboxylate transporter 2.1, chloroplastic gives MESLALHSPSATTSFSRLSFHHLRSRPSSISLRSSPSISRFNISCSRFNLFHPKPFHFNPLSKPTSRNQQSPKPINASSGKEVIPIDVNPPKPQGAKLIPLIISVSIGLIVRFFVPKPPEVTAQAWQLLSIFLSTIAGLVLSPLPVGAWAFLGLTTSVLTKTLTFSSAFSAFTNEVIWLIVISFFFARGFVKTGLGDRIATYFVKWLGKSTLGLSYGLALSEALIAPAMPSTTARAGGVFLPIIKSLSLSAGSKPNDASSKKLGSYLIQSQFQCAGNSSALFLTAAAQNLLCLKLAEELGVVIANPWVSWFKAASLPAFISLLATPFILYKLYPPETKDTPEAPAMAAKKLSLMGPVTKNEWVMIGTMLLAVTLWVCGDALGIASVVAAMLGLSILLLLGVLDWDDCLSEKSAWDTLAWFAVLVGMASQLTNLGIVGWMSSCVAKSLQALSLSWPAAFGVLQASYFCIHYLFASQTGHVGALYSAFLAMHLASGVPGILAALALAYNTNLFGALTHYSSGQAAVYFGAGYVDLPDVFKMGFVMALVNATIWGVVGTFWWKFLGLY, from the exons ATGGAGAGTTTAGCACTTCACTCTCCATCAGCCACCACTTCCTTCTCTCGTCTCTCTTTCCACCACCTCCGATCACGCCCCTCTTCCATTTCCCTCCGATCATCTCCTTCCATTTCAAGATTCAATATTTCCTGTTCAAGATTCAATCTTTTTCACCCCAAACCTTTCCATTTCAATCCCCTTTCAAAGCCcacttcaagaaatcaacaatCTCCAAAACCCATCAATGCTTCCTCAGGTAAGGAAGTAATTCCCATAGATGTCAACCCCCCAAAACCCCAAGGTGCAAAGCTCATTCCTTTAATCATTTCTGTTTCAATTGGTCTTATTGTTCGTTTCTTTGTTCCAAAACCACCTGAAGTTACAGCTCAAGCATGGCAATTGCTCTCCATTTTCCTTTCCACTATTGCTGGTTTGGTCTTAAGTCCATTGCCAGTAGGGGCATGGGCTTTTCTTGGACTTACAACTTCAGTTTTAACCAAGACTCTAACTTTTTCAAGTGCTTTTAGTGCTTTTACTAATGAAGTTATTTGGTTAATTgtgatttctttctttttcgcCCGTGGGTTTGTTAAGACTGGTTTAGGAGATCGAATTGCCACGTATTTTGTTAAGTGGTTAGGTAAGAGTACTCTTGGTTTGTCATATGGATTGGCTTTGAGTGAGGCTTTGATTGCACCTGCAATGCCTAGCACTACTGCAAGAGCTGGTGGGGTGTTTTTGCCTATTATTAAGTCTCTCTCACTTTCCGCTGGAAGTAAACCGAATGATGCCTCCTCCAAGAAGCTCGGGTCTTACTTGATCCAATCTCAATTTCAG TGTGCAGGTAACTCAAGTGCTCTTTTCCTAACTGCTGCAGCTCAAAATCTACTCTGCCTCAAGCTAGCTGAGGAACTTGGGGTTGTAATCGCAAACCCATGGGTGTCTTGGTTCAAGGCTGCTAGTTTACCTGCATTTATTTCTCTATTGGCTACTCCATTCATCTTGTACAAGCTTTATCCTCCTGAAACCAAAGATACACCAGAAGCCCCTGCTATGGCAGCTAAAAAACTGAGTCTTATGGGTCCCGTTACAAAAAATGAATGGGTGATGATTGGCACAATGCTTCTTGCCGTGACTCTGTGGGTTTGTGG GGACGCTCTTGGTATTGCGAGCGTTGTTGCTGCAATGCTCGGCTTATCAATCCTCTTGCTGTTGGGAGTGCTCGATTGGGATGACTGTTTAAGTGAAAAATCAGCATGGGATACTTTGGCTTGGTTTGCAGTCCTAGTTGGCATGGCTAGCCAGTTGACAAaccttggtattgttggttggaTGTCTAGTTGTGTAGCTAAATCCCTGCAGGCTTTATCATTGAGCTGGCCAGCTGCATTCGGTGTTCTTCAAGCATCATACTTTTGTATCCACTACTTATTTGCAAGTCAAACAGGCCATGTGGGAGCATTATACTCTGCATTCCTTGCTATGCATTTGGCATCTGGAGTGCCTGGTATATTGGCGGCTTTGGCTTTAGCTTACAACACTAATCTATTTGGTGCTTTGACACATTATAGCAGTGGTCAGGCTGCTGTCTACTTTGGAG CTGGTTATGTAGATCTCCCGGATGTCTTCAAAATGGGATTTGTAATGGCACTCGTCAATGCCACTATATGGGGAGTCGTTGGGACATTTTGGTGGAAGTTCTTGGGTCTATACTGA
- the LOC132064708 gene encoding bifunctional riboflavin biosynthesis protein RIBA 1, chloroplastic yields MASINISFPSTSLSRSLASKNFKLFNGLHSGDVYSVNGVSSESFTRRNPRAHLTIRNDFKVKSAFLSGEGDVRSQSRGESSLLSSLSTGTETQPDAVTFGTLAADVVVPTTSGFSSDNDEFDLDRPTEGFSSVPEAIEDIRQGKMVLVTDDEDRENEGDLIMAASKATPEAMAFFVRHGTGIVCVSMVEEDLERLQLPLMVNDKKNEEKLCTAFTVSVDAKHGTTTGVSAHDRATTVLALASRDSKPEDFNRPGHIFPLKYRVGGVLKRAGHTEASVDLAMLAGLDPVGVICEVVDDDGSMARLPRLRQFAKEHNLKIISVADLIRYRRKRDQLVEHASAARIPTMWGPFTAHCFKSIIDGIEHIAMVKGDIGDGQDILVRVHSECLTGDIFGSARCDCGSQLALAMQQIEAAGRGVLVYLRGHEGRGIGLGHKLRAYNLQDAGRDTVEANEELGLPIDSREYGVGAQILRDLGVRTMKLMTNNPAKYSGLKGYGLAISGRVPLLTPITKDNKRYLETKRAKMGHVYGNLIRPGSSTSTTNGKPN; encoded by the exons ATGGCTTCTATCAACATTTCTTTCCCTTCAACATCTCTCTCTCGCTCCCT AGCATCAAAGAACTTCAAGTTGTTCAATGGACTGCACTCCGGCGATGTATATTCTGTTAATGGCGTCTCTTCAGAGTCATTCACACGTCGTAATCCTAGAGCACACTTAACCATCAGGAATGATTTTAAGGTTAAATCTGCATTCTTATCTGGTGAAGGAGACGTCCGTTCTCAATCCAGGGGAGAAAGTTCTCTGCTGAGTAGCCTCTCTACAGGAACTGAGACTCAACCTGATGCTGTAACGTTTGGAACGCTAGCAGCAGATGTTGTTGTTCCTACAACAAGTGGTTTTTCTTCAGATAATGATGAATTCGATTTGGATCGGCCGACAGAAGGTTTTTCATCTGTTCCTGAGGCCATCGAAGACATTCGCCAAGGAAAG ATGGTGCTAGTTACAGATGATGAAGACAGAGAAAATGAAGGGGATTTAATTATGGCTGCATCCAAAGCTACACCAGAAGCAATGGCTTTCTTTGTGAGGCATGGAACAGGGATAGTTTGTGTGAGTATGGTAGAGGAAGACTTGGAGAGGTTACAGCTTCCATTGATGGTAAACGATAAAAAGAATGAGGAGAAACTTTGTACAGCATTCACAGTCTCAGTG GACGCAAAGCATGGAACCACTACAGGAGTATCTGCTCATGATAGAGCAACAACAGTATTGGCACTTGCGTCCAGAGATTCAAAACCTGAGGATTTTAACCGACCGGGACATATTTTTCCATTGAAATACAGGGTAGGCGGGGTTTTAAAACGAGCTGGACATACTGAAGCTTCTGTGGATCTTGCCATGTTAGCTGGCTTAGACCCTGTTGGAGTAATATGTGAGGTTGTGGATGATGATGGTTCCATGGCTAGATTGCCTAGGCTTCGTCAATTTGCAAAAGAACATAACTTGAAGATCATATCAGTTGCTGACTTAATCAG ATATAGGAGGAAAAGAGATCAGTTGGTAGAGCATGCTTCTGCTGCAAGAATACCTACTATGTGGGGCCCGTTCACTGCCCATTGCTTCAAGTCAATAATAGATGGTATTGAGCACATTGCTATGGTTAAG GGAGATATAGGAGACGGACAAGATATTCTTGTACGGGTACACTCAGAATGCCTCACAGGAGATATATTCGGTTCAGCCAGATGTGACTGTGGAAGCCAGCTGGCACTTGCAATGCAACAAATTGAGGCTGCTGGCAGGGGGGTTTTGGTTTACCTCCGTGGTCATGAGGGTAGAGGAATTGGTTTGGGTCACAAACTTCGTGCTTATAATTTACAAGATGCTGGACGTGATACTGTTGAAGCGAACGAAGAGCTTGGTTTGCCCATTGATTCAAGAGAGTATGGGGTTGGTGCACAG ATCTTAAGGGATCTTGGTGTTCGAACTATGAAGCTGATGACAAACAATCCTGCAAAATACAGTGGGCTCAAGGGTTATGGTTTGGCAATTTCTGGTAGGGTCCCCCTTCTGACTCCCATTACAAAAGATAACAAGAGATATTTGGAAACAAAACGTGCTAAAATGGGCCATGTGTATGGCAACCTTATTCGCCCTGGAAGCAGCACCAGCACAACAAATGGTAAACCAAACTAG
- the LOC132062785 gene encoding uncharacterized protein LOC132062785, which yields MAKLEIQIKIRKTLKPSTPTLNHLRSLNLSLFDQMAPSEYVQYCSTTFRAVNGTDKIERNQLGSISGHSSIFYTYDRSQVFKVLFFFRKLHAQMPPHKLGQR from the exons ATGGCCAAGTTGGAGATTCAAATCAAGATAAGGAAAACGTTAAAGCCCTCAACTCCTACCCTGAATCATCTCCGGAGCCTCAATCTTTCGTTGTTTGATCAGATGGCTCCTAGTGAGTACGTACAGTACTGTTCTACTACTTTTCGAGCAGTGAATGGAACAG ATAAAATTGAGAGGAATCAGCTTGGATCCATTTCAGGCCATAGTTcaattttctatacatatgatAG ATCACAAGTTTTCAAagtcttatttttctttcgtAAACTTCATGCCCAAATGCCGCCACATAAACTGGGACAGAGGtag